From a single Litoribrevibacter albus genomic region:
- the ftsX gene encoding permease-like cell division protein FtsX: protein MFGKKDKVQSPKAPVKGATRKGATRPSASPKAASPKAGAVSAKTPAPSAAKTPKAGNKKSGSLRKPSSFSTLIQYHRECLKASRTRLTDGRLATAMTSALVAVSLTLPMLLLLVVSNLQQLTTGWQDQLSLSVYLDSGMADAQSLKVVNQVQSLESVDSVTLISPEQGLEEFQGVAGAELLSLFESNPLPAVIEVVPRLDVEDEQYPLRMRELVRQLEALNGVDEVSYDLQWVQRLINYVGLAERFALLIGILLALAAVLAISNSIRLEIENRRQEIIVIKLVGGTDSFIRLPFLYSGFWYGVLGATLATVCLWLIGLWLSPFVSRLLSLYSSDVVVNYLGLVDVLKLYLCSVILAVTGAWLAVYRHLGEIEPE, encoded by the coding sequence ATGTTCGGAAAGAAAGACAAAGTCCAATCTCCTAAAGCGCCGGTTAAAGGCGCGACGCGCAAAGGGGCGACCCGACCATCTGCTTCACCAAAAGCCGCTTCACCAAAAGCCGGCGCTGTGTCTGCAAAAACACCTGCACCTAGCGCTGCCAAGACACCAAAGGCTGGAAATAAAAAATCCGGTTCTCTTCGCAAACCTTCTTCTTTCTCGACCTTAATTCAATACCATCGTGAGTGTTTGAAGGCGAGTCGGACTCGGCTGACGGATGGGCGCTTGGCGACAGCGATGACCTCTGCTTTGGTGGCGGTGTCGTTAACGTTGCCGATGTTGCTGTTATTAGTGGTATCGAATTTACAGCAGTTAACTACTGGCTGGCAGGATCAATTATCTCTGTCCGTGTATTTGGATTCGGGGATGGCAGATGCTCAGTCCCTCAAGGTCGTGAATCAGGTGCAGTCTCTTGAAAGTGTTGATAGTGTAACGCTGATTTCTCCCGAACAAGGTTTGGAAGAGTTTCAAGGGGTGGCTGGTGCTGAACTGTTGAGTCTGTTTGAGTCAAATCCCTTACCTGCGGTGATCGAGGTCGTTCCTCGTCTTGATGTCGAAGATGAGCAATATCCGCTACGGATGAGAGAGCTGGTGCGTCAGCTGGAAGCATTGAACGGTGTTGATGAGGTGAGCTATGACTTACAGTGGGTGCAACGACTCATTAATTACGTGGGCTTGGCTGAGCGATTTGCCTTGCTGATCGGTATCTTGTTGGCACTGGCAGCAGTGTTGGCAATCAGTAATTCCATTCGTTTGGAGATTGAAAACCGGCGCCAGGAGATTATCGTGATTAAGTTGGTTGGTGGAACAGACAGTTTCATTCGACTGCCTTTTCTCTATAGTGGCTTCTGGTATGGTGTTCTCGGAGCGACGCTGGCCACCGTCTGTTTGTGGTTGATTGGTCTTTGGTTATCGCCCTTTGTTAGTCGCTTGTTATCTCTCTATTCCTCTGATGTCGTCGTAAATTATTTAGGCTTGGTTGATGTGCTGAAGCTGTATCTATGTTCGGTGATTTTGGCTGTTACGGGAGCTTGGTTGGCGGTTTATCGGCATCTTGGTGAAATTGAGCCTGAATGA
- the ftsY gene encoding signal recognition particle-docking protein FtsY, translated as MSEQQPKKGFFSRFKKSDKKSADSQQTFQEQDNNPPDQSHSASSDASAHIQTNTAPANTSEHSLPSGSADHIAQQAPTSTPHTEAESDRPMEASSMERSPVETTPTEMSQETAEISEGEEKGRFFKRMKSGLSKTRKAMSSGIGTLLLGRREIDDELFEELEMQLVISDVGVEATRQVIDNLEQRVERQEMADGHALVRALKQELSNILEPCQSALNVTKPQQGPFVLLVVGVNGVGKTTTIGKMAKFYQQQGKSVMLAAGDTFRAAAVEQLQVWGERNDVPVIAQHTGADSASVIYDAVEAAKARGTDIIIADTAGRLHNKSNLMEELSKVVRVMQKLDASAPHEVLLVLDAATGQNALSQAEHFRKAVGVTGVALTKLDGTAKGGVIFAIAKQLGLPIRFIGVGEQIDDLRPFRSEDFVEALFEDLDI; from the coding sequence ATGAGCGAACAGCAACCAAAGAAAGGCTTCTTTAGCCGCTTTAAGAAGTCCGATAAAAAGTCAGCAGACTCTCAACAAACATTCCAGGAACAGGACAATAACCCGCCTGATCAAAGCCATTCAGCATCGTCAGATGCCTCTGCTCACATCCAAACGAATACGGCACCTGCTAACACCTCAGAGCATTCATTACCTTCCGGCTCTGCTGATCACATTGCCCAACAGGCACCGACGTCAACTCCGCATACTGAGGCGGAATCTGATCGGCCAATGGAAGCCAGCTCGATGGAAAGAAGCCCGGTGGAAACTACACCGACAGAAATGAGTCAGGAAACGGCAGAAATCAGCGAAGGCGAAGAAAAAGGACGATTCTTCAAACGTATGAAATCCGGTCTGAGTAAGACCAGAAAAGCCATGTCGTCGGGTATTGGCACGTTATTGCTGGGTCGTCGCGAGATCGATGACGAGTTGTTTGAAGAGCTTGAAATGCAATTGGTAATTTCCGACGTTGGTGTCGAAGCGACCCGCCAAGTGATTGATAACCTGGAACAACGTGTAGAGCGTCAGGAAATGGCGGACGGCCATGCGTTAGTTCGTGCGTTAAAACAAGAGTTGAGCAACATTCTTGAGCCGTGTCAGAGTGCGTTGAATGTCACCAAACCTCAGCAAGGTCCGTTTGTATTGCTAGTGGTTGGTGTTAATGGTGTAGGTAAAACCACGACCATCGGTAAGATGGCGAAGTTCTATCAACAGCAAGGTAAGAGCGTGATGTTGGCGGCGGGTGATACCTTCCGTGCCGCTGCGGTTGAACAGCTCCAAGTGTGGGGTGAACGTAACGACGTGCCTGTTATCGCCCAGCATACTGGCGCGGACAGTGCCTCGGTGATTTATGATGCAGTTGAAGCGGCGAAGGCTCGTGGCACCGATATTATCATTGCTGATACAGCGGGACGTTTGCATAACAAGAGCAACCTGATGGAAGAGTTATCCAAGGTTGTGCGTGTTATGCAGAAACTCGATGCCTCTGCACCTCACGAAGTGTTGTTGGTATTGGATGCAGCAACCGGCCAGAATGCCTTGAGTCAGGCAGAACACTTCCGTAAGGCGGTGGGTGTGACGGGTGTTGCGTTGACGAAATTGGACGGAACTGCCAAAGGTGGTGTGATCTTCGCCATCGCGAAACAACTTGGCTTACCAATTCGCTTTATTGGTGTGGGTGAACAAATTGATGATTTACGCCCGTTCCGATCGGAAGACTTTGTTGAAGCCTTGTTTGAAGACTTGGATATCTAA
- the ftsE gene encoding cell division ATP-binding protein FtsE gives MIKFEQVTKRYETGQEALSNVSFHIERGQMVFLTGHSGAGKSTLLKLIMRMETPTSGRVQIAGQNLTQLDRKDIPFYRRHIGVVFQNHQLLFDRSVYENVALPMRISGHSEHDIGKRVRAALDKVGLLHKEKVSPVALSTGEQQRVGIARAVVNKPALLLADEPTGNLDPELSQEIMTLFKDFQRVGVTVLIASHDHELIQSMALPVMTLAEGQLVNFS, from the coding sequence ATGATTAAGTTTGAGCAAGTAACCAAACGATATGAAACCGGGCAGGAGGCGTTGTCAAACGTCTCTTTTCATATTGAGCGTGGTCAAATGGTGTTTCTCACCGGACACTCAGGCGCCGGTAAGAGTACCTTGCTGAAACTGATCATGCGCATGGAAACGCCAACCTCTGGCCGGGTTCAGATTGCTGGCCAGAATCTGACGCAGTTAGATCGAAAAGACATTCCTTTTTACCGACGCCATATCGGTGTGGTATTTCAAAATCACCAGTTATTATTCGACCGCTCTGTCTATGAAAATGTGGCGTTGCCGATGCGTATCAGTGGTCACTCCGAACATGACATTGGTAAGCGTGTCAGAGCTGCCTTGGATAAAGTGGGCTTGCTGCATAAGGAAAAAGTCAGTCCGGTTGCTTTGTCGACCGGTGAGCAGCAGCGAGTCGGTATCGCTCGGGCTGTTGTGAACAAGCCCGCGCTGTTATTGGCTGATGAACCGACCGGAAACCTAGACCCTGAGTTGTCTCAAGAAATCATGACCTTGTTTAAAGATTTTCAGCGGGTAGGTGTGACGGTGTTAATCGCCAGTCATGATCATGAGTTGATTCAATCTATGGCTCTGCCGGTGATGACATTGGCTGAAGGCCAGTTGGTCAACTTTAGCTAG